The region CCCGAATAGGTACAGGCGGGCTGGAATGACAGTGGGAGATTAGGTTATTTGATTTTGTCGAGGGTGACTCAAATTAATTCTCAGTTTCTAAAGAACCTTATCGGTAACGTTAAACACAAGATGAAAAAAAGTGTTACAACTATGCAGGGTGATGTCGGAAGATCAAAATAGAATGAGATATAGAATCCTGCTAAAGCAGATATTACACTGGTCGTTATTGCTATGATAAATACATTTTTCATCCTGTTTGCCAGGAGCAGTCCGTTTACTGCCGGCATTATCAGGAATGTCGTGATAAGGAGATTGCCGGAAGTCCTTATGCCTATAGAAATGGCAGCCCCAATTGTGAGATAAAGCATAAGTTCCCAGGACCTAATCCCGATTTTCCCATTGCTTAATAACACATCTGTGCCAAAAAAAACTTGACAATAAATAAACTCAACGTACTATTGATCAGTTATGAATCTTTTACTGTTAAAAAAGAATCTCAAAAAAATTTCTATCACTGTTATAGTTCCGTATATTATCCTGTGTTTAACGGCAGGAGGCCTTCACTCATTTGACACGAGGGCATTTCATGGGCACTGTAGCAAGAACGATAGCACAAAAAACGAAAATAGTAATAATCATGTTCACCATAATCAGAATAGCGAAGGAACAGCTTCTTTCTGTTTTAGTGACCATAGTGCTGACAAGTGCGGACTATGTAAATGGCTTAAGAGTACATCGAAAAGAGTCCAATTTGTACAGCATAGTTATTCTCTTTTCCAGATCAGCAGCAAAGTCTGCCTAATTGATCACACCATACATTATTTTTTGAAAACACGTACAAACTCTCCACGTAGTCCACCATTTTTCATTTCGTAGTTCACATATAACATCTTTTCATAGGTTTTTTAGAATAATACCGAGACATCGCATAATTAATTGGACTGAACCAATATAGTCCAATGTAGTCCGCGAATCCCTGTGTATTGGAATTATACTTTTTAAAATGAGTAAGTTCAGTCTTTAAACAAAGATTACTGTTGTTATCCTTCCCTAACTGGTGGTATGTAGGGCAGCATCATAAAATTTTCTCTACAATTTTAAATAAATATGCGTACAAATAGAAAAATATTTGTTATTCTGTGTCTTTATCTTTCTCAAATATTTTTTGTTCCTGTAATTCATTGTTTGAGTGAAGGGAGTGAAAGAGATTGTGCGGATTGTTTAACCGGTACTCAGTTAAATTCTCATTGTAATAATACACAAAGTCCATGCGATAATCCAGCGCACCACCACCATAATGGCCACAGACATGACCCGGCCCATTGTGTTTTTTGTAAATCATTCATCAAGGACAT is a window of Candidatus Scalindua japonica DNA encoding:
- a CDS encoding metal ABC transporter permease, which gives rise to MLLSNGKIGIRSWELMLYLTIGAAISIGIRTSGNLLITTFLIMPAVNGLLLANRMKNVFIIAITTSVISALAGFYISFYFDLPTSPCIVVTLFFILCLTLPIRFFRN